The Pontibacillus halophilus JSM 076056 = DSM 19796 genome includes a region encoding these proteins:
- the trpC gene encoding indole-3-glycerol phosphate synthase TrpC translates to MLHQILETKKDEITRYQQPEQVETDSRSLYDALLNSPLTVGLIAEVKKASPSKGVIREDFRPVEIAKLYEEGGASAISVLTDEMYFQGHRDYLTAVKQATKLPVLRKDFIIDEKQVEESARIGADAILLIGEALQPERLYELYRYAASLGLESLVEVHAKETLEGILAVFQPKIIGINNRDLTNFHTTVAHTETIAKAVPEGSLLVSESGIYNHEDINRVKQAGAKAVLVGEALMREAHPADVINQMMGREQT, encoded by the coding sequence ATGCTTCATCAGATTCTTGAGACGAAGAAAGACGAAATTACGAGATACCAACAACCCGAGCAAGTCGAGACGGATTCGCGTTCATTGTATGATGCGTTATTGAACAGTCCGTTGACGGTAGGATTAATCGCAGAGGTGAAGAAGGCTTCTCCTTCTAAAGGGGTGATTCGTGAGGATTTCCGACCGGTGGAAATCGCCAAGCTCTATGAAGAAGGTGGAGCGAGCGCCATTTCTGTTCTAACTGATGAGATGTACTTTCAAGGTCATCGAGATTATTTGACTGCAGTCAAACAGGCGACAAAGCTCCCTGTCCTGCGTAAGGACTTTATTATCGATGAGAAGCAAGTAGAAGAAAGTGCTCGTATAGGGGCAGACGCCATCCTGCTTATTGGTGAAGCGTTACAACCTGAACGTCTATATGAGTTGTATCGTTATGCTGCTTCCCTAGGGCTTGAATCCCTCGTTGAAGTGCATGCCAAAGAGACGCTTGAAGGGATCTTAGCGGTGTTCCAACCGAAAATCATCGGCATTAATAACCGGGATTTAACAAACTTTCATACAACGGTTGCCCATACAGAGACTATTGCGAAAGCAGTTCCGGAAGGGAGTCTCCTTGTAAGTGAGAGCGGCATTTACAATCATGAAGACATCAATCGTGTGAAGCAAGCTGGAGCGAAAGCGGTGCTTGTCGGTGAGGCACTTATGCGTGAAGCTCATCCGGCTGATGTCATCAATCAGATGATGGGACGTGAACAGACATGA
- the trpD gene encoding anthranilate phosphoribosyltransferase — translation MLKETLNRVLDGKTLSTEEAYEVMDLVMKGEVSSEQLASLISLLRFRGETVEELFGFVQGMREHMTTIQHNETVVVDTCGTGGDGQSTFNISTAVAIVLAAMDVKVAKHGNRKVSSASGSADVLELLGVPVNGTPEEAKDMLARNGMTFLYAPTYHSAMRHAGGARRELGFRTMFNMLGPLSNPANSRHQVIGIYDTNLGETLAETLNKLGSQHVLLVTGRDGLDEFSISEPTDVVELKDETIHRYTVAPEEVGLERGKIEDIQVQNPLQSARMIQEIFEGTANKTATNIVTLNAAAGLYVAGETPSIETGVSLVQTALASGTVATYFKKLQQKKGEGLEYASSDS, via the coding sequence ATGCTTAAAGAAACGCTAAATAGAGTCTTAGATGGAAAGACGCTCTCAACTGAAGAGGCCTATGAGGTAATGGACCTTGTGATGAAAGGGGAAGTAAGCTCGGAGCAGCTTGCAAGCTTAATTTCTCTTCTCCGCTTTCGAGGTGAGACCGTTGAAGAACTGTTCGGATTTGTTCAAGGCATGCGTGAGCATATGACAACGATTCAGCATAACGAAACGGTTGTTGTGGATACGTGTGGAACTGGTGGCGATGGCCAATCCACTTTCAACATTTCAACTGCTGTAGCCATTGTGCTTGCAGCTATGGATGTGAAGGTAGCGAAACACGGAAATCGAAAGGTCTCCTCTGCTAGCGGTTCAGCAGATGTACTTGAACTGTTAGGGGTTCCTGTTAACGGTACGCCGGAAGAAGCGAAAGACATGCTCGCTAGGAACGGCATGACCTTCCTATATGCGCCAACCTATCACTCAGCGATGCGTCATGCAGGCGGCGCGCGCCGTGAACTTGGCTTCCGTACCATGTTCAACATGCTAGGGCCACTATCGAATCCGGCCAATTCCCGCCATCAAGTGATTGGAATTTACGATACAAATTTAGGCGAGACACTTGCTGAAACGTTAAATAAACTCGGCTCTCAACATGTGCTTCTTGTGACGGGTAGAGACGGTCTAGACGAGTTCTCAATCTCTGAACCGACTGATGTCGTTGAGTTGAAAGACGAAACTATCCACCGTTACACGGTTGCTCCTGAAGAAGTTGGGCTTGAACGAGGCAAGATTGAAGACATTCAGGTTCAGAACCCACTTCAAAGTGCGCGGATGATTCAAGAGATCTTCGAAGGGACGGCGAACAAGACAGCAACGAATATCGTCACGTTGAACGCAGCGGCTGGGCTTTACGTAGCTGGTGAAACGCCTTCCATTGAGACAGGGGTTTCCTTGGTCCAGACAGCATTAGCCTCTGGGACGGTTGCAACGTACTTTAAGAAACTTCAGCAGAAGAAGGGAGAAGGTCTAGAGTATGCTTCATCAGATTCTTGA
- the trpE gene encoding anthranilate synthase component I: protein MEQFQSFKQDASTYKTVPVTYRSYTDTLTPIQIYERLREEAVYLLESGDHTSSWSRYSFIGLHPFIHVTEDQGSITMHDYDTGDIQQAKDLKEAVETVMTGLNVRLPDVPLPFHGGGVGFVSYDAVSDFENIPIPENDDLGLPLYQFLFCRTLIAYDHQSHDLHIIRFARVDEDDSEAVLNEKYDAAVSAIDDVLKTLKQQKNVEPFFTNEASKSVDVSQVETNYTKDKFKQDVETIKEYIRAGDIFQAVLSQRFSKQIEVDGFTLYRVLRQVNPSPYMFYLTFDGYEVIGSSPERLVQVKDGEVEIHPIAGTRKRGTTKEEDMQLAADLQNDEKEKAEHYMLVDLARNDVGRVAQYGTVKVPVLSEITRFSHVMHMISKVTGDLREDTHPLDAFVSAFPAGTLSGAPKIRAMEILGELEPTARNLYGGGVVYLGFDGNLDSCIAIRTILLKDQVAYIQAGAGVVADSDPEKEWQETVNKASALLQTIDMAEELFAPSAKEESSYA, encoded by the coding sequence ATGGAACAATTCCAATCTTTTAAGCAGGATGCGTCTACCTATAAGACGGTACCTGTCACGTATCGGAGTTATACCGATACGCTAACCCCAATTCAAATTTATGAACGCTTGCGCGAAGAAGCGGTCTATTTACTCGAAAGTGGTGACCACACATCCTCTTGGTCACGATATTCCTTTATTGGTTTACACCCTTTTATTCACGTAACGGAAGATCAGGGTTCGATTACGATGCATGATTACGATACTGGTGACATCCAGCAGGCTAAGGACCTTAAAGAAGCGGTAGAGACGGTTATGACCGGACTGAATGTTCGTCTTCCTGATGTACCCCTACCTTTCCACGGTGGCGGAGTTGGCTTTGTCTCGTATGATGCGGTATCGGATTTTGAGAACATTCCAATCCCAGAAAACGACGACCTCGGTCTACCGTTGTATCAGTTTCTATTTTGTCGGACGCTCATTGCGTATGACCACCAAAGTCATGACTTACACATTATTCGATTTGCCCGTGTAGATGAAGACGATTCTGAAGCAGTGCTAAATGAGAAATATGATGCGGCTGTATCAGCGATTGACGATGTATTAAAAACGCTCAAGCAACAGAAGAACGTAGAGCCGTTCTTTACCAATGAAGCGTCAAAATCCGTCGATGTGAGTCAAGTCGAGACAAACTACACCAAAGACAAATTTAAGCAAGATGTAGAAACCATTAAGGAATATATTCGCGCAGGGGACATTTTCCAAGCTGTATTATCCCAACGATTCTCTAAACAAATTGAAGTAGATGGCTTTACGCTATATCGCGTATTGCGACAAGTTAATCCATCCCCTTATATGTTCTATTTAACGTTTGATGGGTATGAAGTAATTGGCAGTTCACCAGAGCGACTCGTTCAGGTGAAAGATGGCGAGGTTGAAATCCATCCAATTGCTGGTACAAGAAAACGTGGAACAACGAAAGAAGAAGATATGCAACTAGCAGCAGACCTTCAGAACGATGAGAAGGAAAAGGCTGAACACTATATGCTCGTTGATTTAGCTCGAAATGACGTAGGGCGCGTGGCACAGTATGGAACGGTCAAAGTACCAGTCCTATCTGAGATTACCCGCTTCTCACATGTGATGCACATGATTAGTAAAGTAACAGGAGATTTACGAGAAGATACTCATCCGCTTGATGCATTCGTATCCGCCTTCCCGGCTGGAACGTTATCTGGAGCTCCGAAGATCCGTGCGATGGAGATCTTAGGTGAACTGGAACCAACCGCGCGTAATTTATATGGCGGTGGCGTCGTTTACCTTGGGTTCGATGGCAATCTGGACTCTTGTATTGCGATCCGAACTATCCTCCTGAAAGACCAAGTGGCTTATATTCAAGCTGGTGCAGGTGTTGTTGCCGACTCTGACCCTGAGAAGGAATGGCAGGAGACGGTGAACAAGGCGAGCGCGTTGCTCCAAACCATTGATATGGCTGAAGAGCTGTTTGCACCGAGTGCAAAGGAGGAATCTTCTTATGCTTAA